Proteins from one Methanococcus maripaludis C5 genomic window:
- a CDS encoding 50S ribosomal protein L11 methyltransferase, whose product MLSKGAVINKLRSYKPCKNCNGPISKTISISDLKLNNRKRKCECGNSQLDDVMLDVLNLMVEFDEFQNNDLNTVTLRDAGTPLVEIGYPLKYLPVVSSDELIVMKDVSKPCAKEILKIPEVKGVISNNSKNTGLNRADDSCDVNSLIAGDDFRCDIFVLKSIMDCVVICKNQSKVHIEFPRPFNPKIAKIDRLNLNGKVVIDGFCGSGTLGLAALKKGAKKVIFSDINSHALKDVIYNLKLNFSKEVFERIEIINSDFLNLDIMGDVCFVDLFPHMNREPFLNKAKTISKQVVLI is encoded by the coding sequence ATGTTATCAAAGGGGGCGGTTATCAACAAATTGCGGTCTTACAAACCATGTAAAAATTGTAATGGGCCAATTTCTAAAACAATTTCCATATCTGACTTAAAACTTAATAACCGAAAAAGAAAATGTGAATGCGGGAATTCTCAGTTAGATGACGTAATGCTTGATGTACTAAATTTAATGGTTGAATTTGATGAATTTCAAAATAATGATTTAAACACTGTAACTTTGAGGGATGCCGGAACTCCTTTGGTAGAAATTGGATATCCTTTAAAATATCTGCCAGTTGTGTCTAGCGATGAATTAATTGTAATGAAAGATGTATCAAAACCATGTGCCAAAGAAATATTAAAAATACCTGAAGTTAAAGGAGTTATTTCAAATAATTCAAAAAATACCGGACTTAATCGTGCAGATGATTCATGTGATGTAAATTCCCTCATTGCGGGAGACGATTTTCGATGCGATATTTTTGTTTTAAAATCAATCATGGATTGCGTAGTTATATGTAAAAACCAGTCAAAAGTCCACATCGAATTTCCAAGGCCATTTAATCCAAAAATTGCAAAAATTGACCGATTAAATCTTAACGGAAAGGTTGTGATTGATGGATTCTGTGGTTCAGGTACTTTGGGACTTGCAGCACTAAAAAAAGGTGCGAAAAAGGTTATATTTTCAGACATAAACTCCCATGCATTAAAAGATGTTATATATAACTTGAAGCTAAACTTCTCAAAAGAAGTGTTTGAGAGAATTGAAATTATTAATTCAGACTTTTTGAATCTCGATATCATGGGGGATGTCTGTTTTGTAGATTTATTTCCCCATATGAACAGAGAACCTTTTTTAAATAAAGCAAAAACAATTTCTAAACAAGTAGTACTTATTTAA
- a CDS encoding DNA topoisomerase VI subunit B: MAEDTNVVAEESLFDEFKEHSISEFFRKNRHMLGYSGRLRSMTTIVHELVTNSLDACEESEILPEIVVEIRKIGSETFGVNIEDNGPGIPPEYVPKVFGKMLAGSKLHRLVQSRGQQGIGAAGVLLFAQMTTGKPLKITSSTGNGTIHEMEIKMSIERNEGDVVSHKTREGFWRGTRVEGEFKDVTYNRREQGPFEYLRRISLSAPHAKITLEDPEETLIFERTVFDIPERPEVMKPHPYGLTTDELLHISRVTDSSRVSSMLNSELSRVTMKRIKELEEYVLRDTLLENYRSSVFWDTIVGCYLNFDFTKYFDIYGHYFDKKEIEDVKQLINGLPEGLGELKTYCMKYLVTQYLVQKLDDEEIKEIKNHFKKKPENFMEYMEKKYLNASLLDEFRRKLKNITKSPAEFVKSLVDLAMVSDTELEKYRKIIKDLLKKNPKEMTWKDSEVIVNVLQDMDFMAPSTVGLRPIGEENIEKSLNTLEPEFLKTLTRKPKTYKGGIPFAVEVGLAYGGEAGRSGDESKKMEIMRFSNHVPLLFDTSGCGLTNAVKSVNWRRYGLRSDEDAPVTVFVNLISTHIPYTSAGKQAIASSSEENEEIFNEIRQSLMICARELEKHISKIRKAKEEEQKRKYVMKYAVIFAEGLASITGRPKEEIEANVVNLLR; the protein is encoded by the coding sequence ATGGCTGAAGATACTAATGTGGTTGCCGAAGAAAGCTTATTTGACGAATTTAAAGAACACTCAATTTCAGAGTTTTTTAGAAAAAACAGACACATGCTCGGTTACAGTGGTAGATTAAGAAGTATGACTACAATTGTACACGAGCTTGTAACAAACAGCCTTGATGCGTGTGAAGAATCTGAAATTCTTCCGGAAATCGTGGTTGAAATCAGAAAAATAGGTTCTGAAACATTTGGAGTTAATATTGAGGATAACGGTCCAGGTATTCCTCCAGAATATGTTCCAAAAGTATTTGGTAAGATGCTTGCAGGATCAAAATTACACAGATTGGTTCAATCAAGAGGTCAGCAGGGTATCGGTGCTGCAGGTGTTTTATTGTTTGCACAGATGACGACAGGAAAGCCATTAAAAATCACATCTTCCACAGGAAACGGTACTATTCACGAAATGGAAATTAAAATGAGTATTGAGAGAAACGAAGGGGATGTAGTTTCACACAAAACCAGAGAAGGATTCTGGAGAGGAACTAGGGTTGAAGGAGAATTTAAGGATGTTACATACAATAGAAGGGAACAGGGGCCATTCGAATACTTAAGGAGAATCAGCCTCTCAGCCCCACACGCTAAAATTACATTGGAAGACCCTGAAGAAACACTTATTTTTGAAAGAACCGTATTTGATATTCCAGAAAGACCTGAAGTAATGAAACCACACCCATACGGTTTAACAACTGATGAATTACTTCACATTTCAAGAGTAACTGATTCTTCAAGAGTTTCAAGCATGTTAAATAGTGAACTCTCGAGAGTTACAATGAAAAGAATCAAGGAACTCGAAGAGTACGTTTTAAGAGATACACTTTTAGAAAACTACCGTTCGAGTGTATTTTGGGATACAATTGTGGGCTGTTATTTAAACTTCGATTTCACGAAATATTTTGATATTTACGGCCATTATTTCGATAAAAAAGAAATTGAAGATGTAAAGCAACTTATAAATGGTCTTCCTGAGGGATTGGGTGAATTAAAAACCTACTGCATGAAGTACCTTGTAACGCAGTACTTGGTTCAAAAATTGGACGATGAAGAAATAAAAGAAATTAAAAACCACTTCAAGAAAAAACCTGAGAATTTCATGGAGTACATGGAGAAAAAGTACTTGAATGCATCATTACTCGATGAATTTAGGAGAAAATTAAAAAATATTACTAAATCTCCGGCAGAGTTTGTAAAATCTCTTGTAGACCTTGCAATGGTTTCAGATACTGAACTTGAAAAATACAGAAAAATAATTAAAGATCTCTTAAAGAAAAATCCAAAAGAAATGACATGGAAAGATTCTGAAGTTATTGTAAATGTTTTACAAGATATGGACTTCATGGCACCGTCAACAGTTGGTTTAAGACCAATTGGCGAAGAAAACATTGAAAAATCACTCAATACTCTTGAACCAGAATTTTTGAAAACCTTAACAAGAAAACCTAAAACCTACAAAGGAGGTATTCCTTTCGCAGTTGAAGTTGGTCTTGCATACGGTGGAGAAGCTGGAAGAAGTGGGGATGAATCTAAAAAAATGGAAATCATGAGATTTTCAAACCACGTACCTTTATTATTTGATACTTCAGGTTGTGGTTTAACAAATGCGGTTAAAAGTGTTAACTGGAGAAGATACGGCCTTAGAAGCGATGAAGATGCGCCAGTTACAGTATTTGTAAACCTTATCTCAACGCACATCCCATATACTTCAGCTGGAAAACAAGCAATTGCATCAAGCAGTGAAGAAAATGAGGAAATTTTCAACGAAATAAGGCAGTCATTAATGATTTGTGCAAGGGAGCTAGAAAAGCACATTTCAAAAATCAGAAAAGCGAAAGAAGAAGAGCAGAAGAGAAAATATGTTATGAAGTACGCTGTAATCTTTGCAGAAGGACTTGCAAGTATTACTGGAAGGCCTAAGGAAGAAATCGAAGCAAACGTTGTAAATTTGCTTAGATAA